One genomic region from Cucumis melo cultivar AY chromosome 9, USDA_Cmelo_AY_1.0, whole genome shotgun sequence encodes:
- the LOC127151065 gene encoding uncharacterized protein LOC127151065, which yields MSRRFFNFQLEEPKITIKIPPNLHKDKKWMGLAFFVVFSVDENSQKSHSFSYQVDNDEYRMERESMLYLNKDLLVGSHQLWVFFEPRAVYPYRLNQWRHLRFSIVCNNSDFKAVLCGANLVYKQDLEGFVNIIVSNVLSSPAELHEFYDRSYVESILRNVHCHKYDPKKNENDQRRQDHLRIEKWVEEQDSNAHPQEDEDSSSSSNMERSHFSLLKQSIPSFLQKDLKDRYEMTFDFVIPRRNIRPQLINQLSPRNYTRIQLPPNSYTNIDWMGFAVWTVFQINKHPTAILNNLGSVSRHELICQFGIENGLINPLHIHSIIEDKVIWLHERQFVWLYYSPRKKYGEIFRHRSHVWAIIEADTPDLVVICCGLQVVYKKDVRVIDKILMEAIQSSS from the exons ATGTCAAGAAGattcttcaattttcaactaGAAGAGCctaaaatcacaatcaaaataccTCCAAATTTGCATAAAGATAAGAAGTGGATGGGGTTGGCCTTTTTTGTAGTATTTTCAGTTGATGAAAATTCACAAAAATCCCATTCTTTCTCTTACCAAGTGGACAATGATGAATATAGAATGGAAAGAGAATCAATGCTTTACTTGAATAAAGATTTGTTAGTTGGTTCTCATCAGCTTTGGGTGTTTTTTGAGCCTCGAGCTGTTTATCCATATAGATTAAATCAATGGAGGCATCTTCGTTTTTCGATCGTATGCAATAACTCGGACTTTAAGGCTGTTCTTTGTGGTGCAAATCTTGTTTATAAGCAAGATCTTGAAGGATTTGTCAACATAATTGTAAGTAATGTGTTGAGTTCTCCAGCTGAATTGCATGAATTTTATGACCGAAGTTATGTTGAAAGCATTTTAAGAAATGTACATTGCCATAAGTACGAtccaaagaaaaatgaaaatgatcaAAGAAGACAAGATCATTTGCGTATAGAAAAGTGGGTTGAGGAACAAGATTCAAATGCTCATCCTCAAGAAGATGAAGATTCAAGTTCCAGTTCAAATATGGAAAGGAGCCACTTTTCGCTACTCAAACAGAGCATTCCTTCTTTCCTTCAAAAGGATTTAAAG GATCGATATGAAATGACATTTGACTTTGTTATTCCAAGGAGAAACATTCGACCCCAGCTGATCAATCAACTATCTCCAAGGAATTATACTCGCATTCAATTGCCTCCGAATTCTTATACTAATATTGATTGGATGGGATTTGCAGTTTGGACAGTTTTCCAAATCAACAAACATCCAACAGCAATTCTCAACAATCTTGGCTCAGTTTCAAGGCATGAACTCATTTGTCAATTTGGAATTGAGAATGGACTAATTAACCCATTACACATTCATAGTATCATTGAGGACAAAGTGATTTGGCTACATGAACGCCAATTTGTTTGGCTTTATTACAGCCCAAGAAAGAAATATGGTGAAATTTTTCGTCATAGGTCTCATGTTTGGGCTATTATTGAAGCTGATACTCCAGACTTGGTAGTGATATGTTGTGGACTTCAAGTAGTATACAAGAAAGATGTCAGAGTGATTGACAAGATATTGATGGAAGCCATTCAATCATCATCTTAA